In the Triticum aestivum cultivar Chinese Spring chromosome 2B, IWGSC CS RefSeq v2.1, whole genome shotgun sequence genome, CAGTTGTCTGCGGCCACATCAGTTTTGTTATCAAGTAATAAGATCAGAAAGTTGGAGAATCTGAACCTGGAAGATCATGCCACCTACCTTAAGTTGGAGAAGTTGGTTAAAATATCTTTTCTCAATATCCTTGTATTGTGTCTGTTTAAGCTCAAGTTTGTGCTTTGAAATATTACTTTGGTAAACAGAAATTGTTCCTTCACACCTATTATACTGTAGGGATTGCCAAGATAAATAAGCCATATGTGATAAAGTTTCACACTAAGAAATAGAGTAAAATGCATGATGCGTTCTTGAACTTCCTAATTTGTGCACTTAGATACTTGTACTATGAAATTCCTCATTTTAGATCTTCTGTGCAGTATGCAAGTCAATTAAGCAAGGACATCTGATGACTCACTAATTTACCATAAGGACAAACGCATGCATTTTCGAAGTACCAGGACCTAGGTGACACACCTCTGCAAGTTGAACAACGGACATGCATTTTTACCCTTTAGAAATATATAATATATGTACTATCTGGTGAAATGCATGTTCATGTTTCCCTaaataggtaagaaaataatggCATTTATTAGATGCAACTTTGTCAATTATTTGGAATGAGAGACACAATACCTCTGAAAGAAGCTTCTCCTTTTCTTGAGCATGCCGCTTATGATCAGCTCCTATTGTGGACTTGCTGCCGATGGAAAGCACATTTTCTTCAAGTAACTCGATATCATGAGCAAGTCGATCCACTTCAGCCTTTGTTTTCCTGTAGTTCAGATTGTCATCAATGTTTCTTTTCAATTGATCTTGGCTGCGCAATAGCTGTTTGCTCTTGTCAAGCTCAACCGAGATGTCTTGCTTTCTTGCCTCACATTTCTGTAACTGAGACAGGGATAGGGTATGCCTTTCCTGCAGTTCATTAAGCTTCTCTACTTTCTTTGCATCCAGGTACCTAAGAGGGATTTTTTTAGTCAAAGTAAGTGGGAAAGGTGGGACAAACTGAAAGAGAAGGAGTGGAAAAATATATACCCTTTGATGCGTGTGTTAAGGGTTCCAAGTGCGTCGATTTCTTGCTGGAATCCCCTTTTTCTTTCAGCTAGCTGATCATACTCCTGGTCAAGCCTTTCCTTCAAAGCTTTATGCTCTTGCAACAAGCTTTCTCTCTCTTTTGACAATGGAACAAGAGCCTCTTCTAAATGCTGAATCCATAAGAAATAAACATTTAGCATGTATTAGGTCATCGTGCACAAGTGCATTAGTAATAGTGTTATTGATGCATAAAACTAGAGATATTTACCCAAAACCATCACAGTTTGGGGCTAGGACAACAACTTGGTACAATATTCGAGCCAGGGTACGAGGAACCACCATATCTGCGCCTAACGAATAACGAAGATCACTAATTGTTTGATAAGCTCCCGAAAACAGCGAAACTGGCATGTTGGGCCCATTTGTCGGGCTGACGTGGCAAAGACCAAGCACAAAAAAATGTTGACCAGGTGATGTGGCAGATGAGATGTGGGCTCCGTCTGTCATTGACTACGTGATCATCTTCATCGCATCATTATTTTATGGAGCATTGCATCGAGCAGCTTATGGGCGACCGAGCCATCTCTGCCCATGCGAGCCAAGAGCTCCATGGCCATGGCAGCCGGGCCCCTGCTCAAGCTAGCCCCGGGCCGCCTCAGCCTGTTCCCCGCGCGCCATGAACCCTCgaagcccgccgccgcccccgccggcatGGACGGCCGAGCCGAGAGCTTCATGGCCACGGCAGCCGAGCCCTCCTCGAGCTAGCCCAGGGCCGCCTCACCCCTGGCGTCGGCGTGCTGGCCTGCGGGCAGGGCTAGCGAGGAGGCGCAGCTCCCGCGCTGGCTCCTggacacggcgacggcggcgggcagcGCGACGGAGTTCACTGGCGAGTTCGCCATGGACGACGACGGTCATCTTCTTCACGCCTGGCGTCGGCGCGTCCGAGCACGCATACGTGCTCAAGGTGAGCCACTCGCCCCTTCCCCACTTGCTCGCGCCGCCGCGTATGCCAGCTTCCGCAAGGTGGTCACCGCCTTGGTAGGAGGACAGGAAGAGCAGTGTGAGCTGGCGGGGATGGAGGCGTCCGGCCCGCCGTTCCTCTGGTCACTGCTCGGGCGTGCCCATGGCGTGCGTGCCTTCTTCAATGACCAGAGGATGAACGCACAAAAGGTGCTCGATGGAATGCTCCATAGAAAAAATGTTGTGAAGGAGATGACCGTTTAGTCATTGACAGGTGGGGCCTGCATCTCATTTGCCACATCAGTCGGTCAAACTTATTTGTCTTCGCCATATCAGCACGACAGGTGGGGCTAACTTGTTAGTTTTGCTCTTTTTGTGAGCTTATCAGAGTGCTCTTCCTCGTGCCCTAACTGAAATATGGtatcaagttgttaccctagccttA is a window encoding:
- the LOC123045619 gene encoding uncharacterized protein isoform X2 → MNPRSPPPPPPAWTAEPRASWPRQPSPPRASPGPPHPWRRRAGLRAGLARRRSSRAGSWTRRRRRAARRSSLASSPWTTTVIFFTPGVGASEHAYVLKGGASGEEEAAGLLGPRRWKKGLSPQAAELGSTCPEAATPARTGASAAVGSERPPCVGEEGVWRRAGRVWGGSRW